In Rhodamnia argentea isolate NSW1041297 chromosome 11, ASM2092103v1, whole genome shotgun sequence, one genomic interval encodes:
- the LOC115757480 gene encoding uncharacterized protein LOC115757480 — protein sequence MSSSHSLEVSPRRDRGSSDESADAAFAKRGCCFWVPFLGSSDDDVDRPPAVAAPAGTNWWERVGDTPDDPWWARGWHRVREWSELVAGPRWKTFIRRFNKNRFSRNPQFRYDPLSYALNFDEGPGQNGHPLFEEDVLRRDFSSRYASIPASCKSSMDLGNHSGPLFT from the coding sequence ATGTCGTCCTCGCATTCCCTCGAGGTCTCCCCTCGGCGGGACCGCGGGTCCAGCGACGAATCCGCGGACGCCGCCTTCGCCAAGCGGGGGTGCTGCTTCTGGGTGCCCTTCCTCGGCTCCTCCGACGACGACGTGGACCGCCCGCCCGCCGTCGCCGCGCCCGCCGGGACGAACTGGTGGGAGCGGGTCGGGGACACCCCGGACGACCCGTGGTGGGCGCGGGGGTGGCACAGGGTGCGGGAGTGGTCGGAGCTGGTGGCGGGCCCGAGGTGGAAGACGTTCATACGGCGGTTCAACAAGAACCGGTTCAGCCGGAACCCGCAGTTCCGGTACGACCCGCTGAGCTACGCGCTGAACTTCGACGAGGGCCCCGGGCAGAACGGCCACCCCCTGTTCGAGGAGGACGTCCTCCGCCGCGACTTCTCGTCAAGATACGCCTCGATCCCGGCGTCGTGCAAGTCCTCGATGGACCTCGGGAACCACAGCGGCCCCCTGTTCACGTGA